In Juglans microcarpa x Juglans regia isolate MS1-56 chromosome 7D, Jm3101_v1.0, whole genome shotgun sequence, the following are encoded in one genomic region:
- the LOC121239515 gene encoding GPI mannosyltransferase 1 isoform X1 encodes MTSVNIRALLLFSAIFRVILILYGEWQDSHMEVRYTDVDYLVFSDAASLMASGDSPYKRTTYRYSPLLAFLLIPNTIIHRSWGKFLFSASDLLVGLFIRSILKLRRVPENLCTYSVMIWLLNPFTFTIGTRGNCEPIVCAVILWIIICLINGNVLQAAFWYGLVVHFRIYPIIYALPIILILDSNFFHSGQKPFLSYWTAGHGKTTQSSTDVTCHCNMQNVLTKIFTRQRVMFGLVSAIVFFSFTGLFFYLYGWAFLHEALLYHLTRTDPRHNFSVYFYHIYLQYENEISVLEKLISFLPQFMVQLVLIFCFAQDFPFCFFVQTVAFVAFNKVITAQYFVWFFCLLPLILPWSSMKLKWEGICCFFVWMGAQIHWLMWGYMLEFKGKNVFLQLWMASLAFLAANTLVLIMIIRHHRYSPVFRHLELESSKNSVKLE; translated from the exons ATGACTTCAGTAAACATTCGTGCACTGCTTCTATTCTCCGCAATTTTTCGTGTGATTCTTATTCTCTATGGAGAATGGCAAGATAGTCATATGGAGGTTAGATACACAGATGTTGATTACCTCGTCTTTTCTGATGCTGCTTCTTTAATGGCTTCAGGAGATTCCCCATACAAAAGAACAACATATCGTTACTCTCCTTTGCTCGCATTTCTACTTATTCCAAATACAATCATTCATCGCTCATGGGGGAAATTTCTCTTTTCAGCTTCTG ACTTGCTTGTGGGCTTGTTTATCCGATCCATTTTGAAGCTACGCAGGGTACCTGAGAATCTATGCACCTATTCTGTGATGATATGGCTCCTCAATCCATTTACCTTCACTATTGGAACTCGTGGGAACTGCGAGCCCATTGTTTGTGCTGTGATTTTGTGGATCATTATCTGTCTTATAAATG GTAATGTGTTGCAAGCTGCATTTTGGTATGGGCTTGTTGTCCATTTTAGAATTTATCCCATCATCTATGCACTTCCTATTATCCTGATTCTTGATTCAAACTTCTTCCATTCTGGTCAGAAGCCATTCCTTAGTTATTGGACTGCTGGTCATGGAAAGACAACCCAAAGCAGTACTGATGTGACTTGTCACTGCAATATGCAGAATGTATTGACGAAAATATTTACTAGGCAGAGAGTTATGTTTGGACTGGTATCTgcaattgttttcttttctttcactgGTCTTTTCTTCTACTTGTATGGGTGGGCGTTCTTACATGAGGCACTGTTGTACCATCTTACTCGAACAGATCCAAGACACAACTTTTCTGTCTATTTCTATCATATATATCTCCAATATGAAAATGAGATTTCCGTTCTGGAAAAGCTCATCTCTTTCTTGCCTCAGTTCATGGTACAGCTGGTTCTCATTTTCTGCTTTGCACAGGACTTCCCATTCTGTTTTTTTGTGCAGACTGTGGCCTTTGTAGCATTTAATAAG GTAATTACGGCACAATACTTTGTGTGGTTCTTTTGCTTGTTGCCTCTAATTCTACCATGGAGCAGTATGAAGCTTAAATGGGAAGGCATATGTTGCTTTTTTGTGTGGATGGGAGCTCAAATCCATTGGTTGATGTGGGGGTATATGCTTGAATTCAAAGGCAAGAATGTCTTCCTACAGCTTTGGATGGCAAGCTTGGCGTTCCTGGCTGCAAATACTCTTGTACTTATCATGATCATTCGCCACCATCGGTACTCTCCAGTATTTCGACATCTAGAGCTCGAGAGTTCCAAGAACTCAGTAAAACTTGAGTGA
- the LOC121239515 gene encoding GPI mannosyltransferase 1 isoform X2 — translation MTSVNIRALLLFSAIFRVILILYGEWQDSHMEVRYTDVDYLVFSDAASLMASGDSPYKRTTYRYSPLLAFLLIPNTIIHRSWGKFLFSASGNVLQAAFWYGLVVHFRIYPIIYALPIILILDSNFFHSGQKPFLSYWTAGHGKTTQSSTDVTCHCNMQNVLTKIFTRQRVMFGLVSAIVFFSFTGLFFYLYGWAFLHEALLYHLTRTDPRHNFSVYFYHIYLQYENEISVLEKLISFLPQFMVQLVLIFCFAQDFPFCFFVQTVAFVAFNKVITAQYFVWFFCLLPLILPWSSMKLKWEGICCFFVWMGAQIHWLMWGYMLEFKGKNVFLQLWMASLAFLAANTLVLIMIIRHHRYSPVFRHLELESSKNSVKLE, via the exons ATGACTTCAGTAAACATTCGTGCACTGCTTCTATTCTCCGCAATTTTTCGTGTGATTCTTATTCTCTATGGAGAATGGCAAGATAGTCATATGGAGGTTAGATACACAGATGTTGATTACCTCGTCTTTTCTGATGCTGCTTCTTTAATGGCTTCAGGAGATTCCCCATACAAAAGAACAACATATCGTTACTCTCCTTTGCTCGCATTTCTACTTATTCCAAATACAATCATTCATCGCTCATGGGGGAAATTTCTCTTTTCAGCTTCTG GTAATGTGTTGCAAGCTGCATTTTGGTATGGGCTTGTTGTCCATTTTAGAATTTATCCCATCATCTATGCACTTCCTATTATCCTGATTCTTGATTCAAACTTCTTCCATTCTGGTCAGAAGCCATTCCTTAGTTATTGGACTGCTGGTCATGGAAAGACAACCCAAAGCAGTACTGATGTGACTTGTCACTGCAATATGCAGAATGTATTGACGAAAATATTTACTAGGCAGAGAGTTATGTTTGGACTGGTATCTgcaattgttttcttttctttcactgGTCTTTTCTTCTACTTGTATGGGTGGGCGTTCTTACATGAGGCACTGTTGTACCATCTTACTCGAACAGATCCAAGACACAACTTTTCTGTCTATTTCTATCATATATATCTCCAATATGAAAATGAGATTTCCGTTCTGGAAAAGCTCATCTCTTTCTTGCCTCAGTTCATGGTACAGCTGGTTCTCATTTTCTGCTTTGCACAGGACTTCCCATTCTGTTTTTTTGTGCAGACTGTGGCCTTTGTAGCATTTAATAAG GTAATTACGGCACAATACTTTGTGTGGTTCTTTTGCTTGTTGCCTCTAATTCTACCATGGAGCAGTATGAAGCTTAAATGGGAAGGCATATGTTGCTTTTTTGTGTGGATGGGAGCTCAAATCCATTGGTTGATGTGGGGGTATATGCTTGAATTCAAAGGCAAGAATGTCTTCCTACAGCTTTGGATGGCAAGCTTGGCGTTCCTGGCTGCAAATACTCTTGTACTTATCATGATCATTCGCCACCATCGGTACTCTCCAGTATTTCGACATCTAGAGCTCGAGAGTTCCAAGAACTCAGTAAAACTTGAGTGA
- the LOC121238341 gene encoding cytosolic sulfotransferase 15-like, with protein sequence MVITHSIKNQPRDGDQEAGEEGKLSQECKELLLSLPKEKGWRTSHLYKYQGFWCQSREIESTISFQRHFQASDTDVVLATIPKSGTTWLKALAFAIVSRERFPIFSNNHPLLKFNPHDLVPFFEYKIYANDQLPDLSNLPQPRLFGTHIPFASLPSSIKKSSCRLVYICRNPFDTFISSWHFINKIKPRSQAPMPLEEGFEMYCQGVIGFGPFWEHMLGYWKESRDRPNKVLFLKYEDMKKDITFQLKKLAEFLGFPFSVEEERGGVIEKIAKLCSFENMKDLEVNKSGTSIKNFENKNLFRKGEVGDWINYLSPRQVEQLTKVMEEKLGASGLSFEVFS encoded by the coding sequence atggttATCACCCATTCCATAAAAAACCAACCGAGGGATGGAGATCAAGAAGCCggagaagaaggaaagctaAGCCAAGAATGCAAGGaacttcttctttctcttcccaAAGAGAAAGGGTGGCGAACCTCTCATCTCTACAAATACCAAGGCTTTTGGTGCCAGTCAAGGGAGATCGAATCCACAATCTCTTTCCAAAGGCACTTCCAAGCAAGCGACACTGATGTAGTATTAGCCACCATACCAAAATCAGGCACCACATGGTTGAAAGCCTTGGCTTTTGCCATCGTGAGTCGCGAGCGTTTTCCAATCTTCTCAAACAACCATCCTTTGCTTAAATTCAACCCCCACGATCTTGTACCTTTCTTTGAATACAAGATCTATGCAAATGACCAGCTTCCTGACCTCTCCAACCTTCCACAGCCTAGACTTTTTGGCACTCACATTCCTTTTGCTTCCTTACCTAGCTCCATCAAGAAATCTAGCTGTCGGCTGGTTTATATCTGCAGAAACCCATTTGACACTTTCATCTCCTCGTGgcatttcattaataaaatcaagcCACGATCTCAAGCCCCAATGCCACTAGAAGAAGGCTTTGAAATGTACTGCCAGGGGGTTATTGGGTTTGGTCCCTTTTGGGAACACATGTTGGGTTACTGGAAGGAGAGCAGAGACAGGCCCAATAAAGTATTGTTCTTGAAGTACGAGGACATGAAAAAAGACATCACTTTCCAGTTGAAAAAATTAGCAGAGTTCTTGGGGTTCCCGTTTTCTGTGGAGGAGGAGAGAGGTGGAGTTATTGAAAAGATTGCAAAGCTGTGTAGTTTTGAGAATATGAAGGATTTGGAGGTAAACAAATCTGGGACGTCGATAAAGAACTTCGAAAACAAGAACTTGTTCAGGAAGGGAGAGGTCGGAGATTGGATAAACTACCTGTCGCCTAGGCAGGTGGAGCAACTGACCAAAGTCATGGAAGAGAAGTTAGGTGCCTCTGGTTTGTCGTTTGAAGTGTTCTCTTaa